One segment of Fibrobacter sp. DNA contains the following:
- a CDS encoding alpha-hydroxy-acid oxidizing protein, with product MNYSEVLENAKKNIGPNCKVCPVCNGLACGNTMPGPGSKAPGNGANDNYKAWRNIKLNVDTFVPNTPIDTSTDLLGLKLSLPLITAPIGSIAMQFNPTDDVADFNEKCMAACETRGIFHAYGNGRDQRVWDRAIESGKAHGNCGIPVFNPGTNEGIEKLMDLYKDCLPQAMCVVVDSAGLPHLKTFNGKGGGTKTVEDLRELKAYAKVPFIVKGIMSARTALKAVEAGADAIIVSNHGGRVLADTPATAEVLPEIVAAVKGANVASRAAGAVSGAAHQTKILVDGGIRSGLDVFKALAMGADACLICRPVLISYYGGGQEGIECYLDKIKAELEDTMYMCGARKIADINRSMIRF from the coding sequence ATGAATTATTCAGAAGTTCTTGAAAACGCAAAGAAGAACATTGGCCCCAACTGCAAGGTTTGCCCCGTCTGTAACGGCCTTGCCTGTGGCAATACTATGCCGGGCCCCGGTTCCAAGGCTCCGGGCAACGGTGCCAATGATAACTACAAGGCTTGGCGAAACATCAAGCTGAATGTGGATACTTTCGTTCCCAACACTCCCATTGATACCAGCACCGATCTGCTGGGCCTCAAGTTGAGTTTGCCGCTGATTACCGCTCCCATCGGGTCTATCGCCATGCAGTTTAACCCCACCGACGACGTGGCGGATTTCAACGAAAAGTGCATGGCCGCCTGCGAAACCCGCGGAATTTTCCATGCCTACGGCAATGGCCGCGACCAGCGAGTCTGGGACCGCGCTATTGAATCGGGAAAGGCTCACGGCAACTGCGGCATTCCCGTTTTCAATCCCGGCACCAACGAAGGTATCGAGAAGCTGATGGACTTGTACAAGGATTGCCTCCCGCAGGCTATGTGCGTTGTCGTAGATAGCGCAGGCCTTCCGCACTTAAAGACCTTCAATGGCAAGGGCGGCGGTACCAAGACCGTCGAAGACCTGCGCGAACTGAAGGCTTACGCAAAAGTGCCCTTCATCGTCAAAGGCATCATGAGCGCCCGCACCGCCCTCAAGGCTGTTGAAGCCGGTGCCGACGCCATCATTGTTTCCAATCACGGTGGCCGCGTCCTGGCGGACACTCCCGCTACTGCAGAAGTCCTGCCGGAAATCGTTGCTGCCGTCAAGGGCGCCAACGTCGCAAGTCGCGCAGCGGGTGCAGTTTCCGGCGCAGCTCACCAGACCAAGATCCTCGTGGATGGCGGCATCCGCTCCGGCCTGGATGTGTTCAAGGCTCTGGCCATGGGCGCTGACGCCTGCCTCATTTGCCGCCCCGTGCTGATTTCCTACTACGGCGGCGGTCAAGAAGGCATCGAATGCTACCTGGATAAAATCAAGGCGGAACTTGAAGACACCATGTACATGTGTGGTGCCCGAAAAATTGCAGACATTAATCGTTCGATGATTCGTTTTTAG